The Octadecabacter arcticus 238 genome contains a region encoding:
- the tolQ gene encoding protein TolQ, which produces MEAATDFTMWGMFAHATIPVQFVMILLIIASVWCWAVIVDKWVQYRKARAEARVFDEAFWSGNPLDELFDRIGATPKGPSEKIFAAGMLEWRRSHRQDGGLIAGATARIDRSMDVAIAKETERLQRGLTVLATVGSSAPFIGLLGTVMGIMNAFIEIAEQQNTNLAVVAPGIAEALLATGLGLMAAIPAVIYYNKFSADADRVVSGYEAFADEFATILSRQLDS; this is translated from the coding sequence ATGGAAGCAGCTACAGATTTCACCATGTGGGGCATGTTTGCCCACGCAACCATCCCCGTTCAATTCGTTATGATTTTGTTGATCATCGCATCCGTGTGGTGCTGGGCCGTGATCGTGGACAAGTGGGTTCAATACCGCAAAGCCCGCGCCGAGGCCCGCGTATTTGATGAGGCGTTCTGGTCTGGTAATCCGTTGGATGAACTTTTCGACCGCATCGGTGCCACGCCAAAGGGCCCGTCCGAGAAGATATTCGCCGCTGGGATGTTGGAGTGGCGCAGGTCGCACCGACAAGACGGCGGATTGATTGCAGGGGCCACAGCGCGGATTGATCGGTCCATGGACGTGGCGATTGCCAAAGAAACCGAACGGTTGCAGCGCGGATTGACCGTGCTGGCGACGGTTGGGTCATCTGCGCCGTTCATTGGGCTTTTGGGCACTGTGATGGGCATCATGAACGCATTTATCGAGATTGCCGAGCAGCAGAACACCAACCTGGCCGTCGTGGCCCCAGGTATTGCCGAGGCACTTTTGGCGACGGGTTTGGGTCTGATGGCGGCTATTCCCGCCGTGATCTATTACAACAAATTTAGCGCGGATGCAGACCGTGTCGTCAGCGGCTACGAAGCCTTTGCCGACGAATTTGCGACCATTCTTAGCCGACAGTTGGATTCCTGA
- the tilS gene encoding tRNA lysidine(34) synthetase TilS, giving the protein MRLTLRDRFRDQINGVLVDPWDTGLVVLAVSGGSDSTALMHLAAGSIDRARLHVITVDHGLRGVADEVALVAAQSEDLALKHSVLNWQWDGQGNLQAAARIGRWAAIAQWAADQPADVCCMTGHTHDDQAETVLMRLARGSGVAGLAGMQSVGATPTGLRICRPLLQETRADLRAWLSEHGVTWSDDPSNDDLRFDRVKARGMQDALGELGLTSDRLVQTAAHMQAARREMTDYAAMIAQSHITQSVGDVVFPATWPNHGDVAIRLFRHALHFVGGGVGCGGAGGGDYPPRSDATLSLWQAAQDGQGGTLHGCLVSVEDDHWRISREVAATPAPTSWPNRNRDLRWDNRWLLSEISGANTQGDLTVRALGDAIKDVPNWRDVGLPRRSLMASPAVFEGESLVAAPIAGHQSGFDARIVADFASFLLCR; this is encoded by the coding sequence ATGCGGCTAACGCTTAGGGATCGGTTTCGGGATCAGATCAACGGGGTATTGGTTGATCCATGGGACACGGGGCTTGTCGTTCTTGCGGTATCCGGTGGCAGTGATTCTACAGCATTGATGCATCTTGCGGCGGGATCGATTGATCGCGCGCGTTTGCACGTCATCACGGTGGATCACGGGCTTCGTGGCGTTGCCGATGAGGTGGCTTTGGTCGCAGCGCAGTCGGAAGACTTGGCTCTAAAACACAGCGTTTTGAACTGGCAGTGGGACGGTCAAGGCAACCTTCAGGCAGCAGCGCGGATCGGTCGTTGGGCGGCAATCGCGCAGTGGGCGGCTGACCAGCCCGCAGATGTGTGTTGCATGACGGGCCACACCCATGATGATCAGGCAGAAACGGTCTTGATGCGTTTGGCACGTGGGTCAGGTGTGGCAGGATTGGCCGGAATGCAATCGGTCGGTGCTACGCCGACAGGGCTGCGGATTTGCCGACCACTGCTACAAGAAACCCGCGCGGATTTACGGGCGTGGTTGTCAGAACACGGTGTCACATGGTCGGATGATCCGTCCAACGATGACTTGCGGTTTGATCGTGTCAAAGCGCGCGGCATGCAGGACGCTTTGGGCGAACTTGGCCTCACATCTGATCGCCTCGTGCAGACGGCCGCGCACATGCAGGCGGCGCGGCGGGAAATGACGGATTATGCGGCGATGATCGCGCAAAGCCATATCACGCAATCCGTTGGTGACGTGGTGTTTCCGGCGACGTGGCCCAACCACGGTGATGTGGCGATCCGCCTGTTTCGCCACGCGTTGCATTTTGTAGGTGGCGGAGTCGGGTGCGGCGGAGCTGGCGGTGGGGATTATCCCCCAAGGTCTGACGCGACGCTTTCATTGTGGCAGGCCGCGCAAGACGGGCAGGGCGGCACATTGCACGGATGTCTGGTCAGCGTCGAAGACGACCATTGGCGGATTTCGCGCGAGGTGGCCGCGACGCCCGCTCCGACGTCGTGGCCCAACCGAAATCGCGACCTTAGGTGGGACAATCGCTGGTTGTTATCCGAAATTTCAGGCGCAAATACGCAAGGTGATTTAACCGTACGCGCTTTGGGTGACGCCATCAAAGACGTGCCAAACTGGCGCGATGTGGGTTTGCCGCGCAGGTCCCTTATGGCGAGCCCTGCGGTATTTGAGGGCGAATCGTTGGTCGCGGCCCCGATTGCGGGGCACCAAAGCGGATTTGACGCGCGCATTGTCGCGGATTTCGCATCTTTCCTGCTTTGCCGTTGA
- the ybgF gene encoding tol-pal system protein YbgF, whose translation MLRTLALIVVMAAPPGAAFAQDQTLADIRTQLSVLYGDLNALRSELVTSGQSGQGIAGATPLDRLNTIEAELTRLTSKTEDLEFRITRITRDGTNRIGDLEFRLCELEAGCDIGSLGDTPSLGGVDLEPTGPALETPLAGGPSLAIGEQEDFTRAQEALASGNFRGAVDLLATFNETYPGSPVAADAHLLRGQAYEQMGETTNAARAYLAAFSGNPEGPLAPAALTKLGQSLAALGQQQDACVTLGEVGTRFPGAPKVGEARQAMASLGCG comes from the coding sequence ATGTTAAGAACACTAGCCCTTATTGTCGTAATGGCCGCCCCACCCGGGGCGGCTTTTGCACAGGATCAGACACTGGCAGATATCCGCACCCAACTGTCCGTCTTGTATGGTGACCTGAATGCGTTGCGCAGCGAATTGGTTACATCTGGACAGTCCGGGCAGGGGATCGCAGGGGCCACGCCGCTGGATCGCCTAAATACAATCGAAGCCGAACTCACCCGCCTGACATCAAAAACCGAAGATCTGGAATTTCGCATCACCCGCATCACCCGTGATGGGACCAACCGTATTGGCGATCTGGAATTTCGGTTGTGCGAACTTGAGGCGGGCTGTGACATTGGCTCCCTTGGCGACACGCCGAGCCTTGGTGGTGTTGACCTAGAACCCACGGGTCCCGCACTTGAAACGCCCTTGGCGGGCGGGCCGTCGCTGGCGATTGGAGAACAAGAAGACTTTACGCGGGCGCAGGAGGCGCTCGCCTCCGGCAACTTTCGCGGCGCCGTTGACCTCCTTGCGACCTTCAATGAGACCTATCCGGGTAGCCCAGTAGCCGCCGACGCACATCTGTTGCGGGGCCAAGCCTATGAGCAAATGGGTGAGACAACGAATGCTGCGCGCGCCTATTTGGCCGCATTTTCCGGTAATCCTGAGGGCCCACTGGCCCCAGCTGCCCTGACCAAACTTGGTCAATCCCTTGCTGCCTTAGGCCAACAACAGGACGCCTGCGTCACATTGGGCGAAGTCGGCACACGGTTTCCTGGCGCACCCAAAGTGGGTGAGGCACGCCAAGCGATGGCAAGCTTGGGATGCGGCTAA
- the ybgC gene encoding tol-pal system-associated acyl-CoA thioesterase: protein MTHRFPLRVYYEDTDFGGIVYYANYLKFIERGRSEWVRDMGIDQVALKRDEGVVFAVRHIEADYYSPAHFDDELVVKTAVEAVTGARWIVRQTVERGGEVLFSALVTVVAINEAGAPTRLPAAFRRNLN, encoded by the coding sequence ATGACCCATCGGTTCCCCTTGCGTGTGTATTATGAGGACACAGATTTTGGCGGTATCGTCTATTACGCCAATTACCTGAAGTTCATCGAACGCGGCCGCAGTGAATGGGTGCGTGACATGGGCATAGATCAGGTCGCGCTGAAACGGGATGAGGGTGTGGTGTTTGCCGTGCGCCATATCGAGGCGGACTATTACTCGCCCGCGCACTTTGATGATGAATTGGTTGTGAAAACAGCTGTTGAGGCCGTCACCGGAGCGCGATGGATCGTGCGCCAAACGGTTGAGCGCGGCGGTGAGGTGTTGTTCAGCGCACTTGTCACGGTTGTTGCGATTAATGAGGCAGGCGCGCCAACGCGTCTTCCGGCGGCTTTTCGCCGAAATCTGAACTGA
- the ruvC gene encoding crossover junction endodeoxyribonuclease RuvC — MRVLGIDPGLVNMGWGVILVNGSRLTHVANGVCKSGKGDLAQRLLALHDQLVAVIAEFAPDAAAVEQTFVNSNGAATLKLGQARGIAMLVPARAGLAVGEYAPNAIKKAVVGVGHADKAQIAHMIKLQLPGVELAGPDAADALAIAICHAHHLQSASARVKVVKPAVREEVVPVVRKEVVPTARKENVA, encoded by the coding sequence ATGCGGGTATTGGGCATAGATCCAGGGCTGGTGAACATGGGGTGGGGGGTGATTTTGGTGAACGGATCACGCTTGACCCATGTGGCCAACGGCGTTTGCAAGTCTGGCAAGGGCGACTTGGCGCAGCGTTTATTGGCGCTGCATGATCAACTCGTCGCGGTGATTGCAGAATTTGCGCCGGATGCCGCTGCGGTCGAACAGACATTTGTGAATTCTAACGGTGCGGCGACACTGAAGCTGGGCCAAGCACGCGGTATCGCAATGCTGGTTCCGGCACGTGCTGGATTGGCGGTGGGGGAGTATGCCCCGAACGCAATTAAGAAGGCAGTCGTCGGGGTTGGTCATGCGGATAAGGCACAGATCGCGCATATGATAAAATTGCAACTACCGGGCGTTGAACTGGCAGGGCCGGATGCGGCGGACGCATTGGCGATCGCGATTTGTCATGCGCATCATTTGCAGTCGGCGTCGGCGAGAGTGAAGGTCGTCAAGCCAGCAGTGCGCGAGGAGGTCGTGCCAGTGGTGCGCAAGGAGGTCGTGCCGACGGCGCGCAAGGAGAACGTAGCATGA
- the ruvA gene encoding Holliday junction branch migration protein RuvA: protein MIGRIAGRLEYRAIDHVLIDVKGVGYIVFVSDRVMATLPRVGEGVSLYTDLLVREDLLQLFGFTTLVEKEWHRLLMSVQGIGAKASLAILGTLGADGVSRSIAMGDWAAVATAKGVGPKTAKKVILDLKDKAHGVMAMAGTAAGAAPAAGGGASVSADAETDTDMHAVVDRYDGTAAGNGAAQSETLSALSNLGYGPSDAAGAVAQAAVENDGADTATLIRAALKLLAPKG, encoded by the coding sequence ATGATAGGACGCATCGCTGGACGGCTGGAATATCGTGCCATCGATCATGTTCTGATCGACGTCAAAGGTGTGGGTTATATCGTCTTCGTCAGTGACCGCGTCATGGCGACGTTGCCGCGTGTCGGCGAGGGGGTTTCGCTTTATACCGACCTGCTGGTGCGCGAGGACTTGTTGCAATTGTTCGGGTTCACGACCTTGGTCGAAAAGGAATGGCACCGTTTGTTGATGTCGGTGCAAGGGATCGGGGCGAAGGCATCCTTGGCGATACTGGGGACGTTGGGCGCAGATGGTGTCAGCCGATCGATTGCGATGGGTGATTGGGCGGCAGTGGCCACGGCTAAGGGCGTCGGGCCGAAGACGGCCAAGAAGGTTATTCTGGATTTGAAGGATAAGGCGCACGGCGTCATGGCGATGGCCGGAACGGCAGCTGGTGCTGCGCCTGCGGCGGGCGGGGGCGCGTCGGTATCTGCTGACGCAGAGACCGACACAGATATGCACGCCGTGGTCGACCGCTATGATGGCACCGCTGCGGGCAATGGCGCTGCACAATCTGAAACACTTTCAGCCTTGAGCAATCTTGGATATGGCCCGTCCGATGCTGCTGGCGCTGTGGCACAAGCCGCGGTCGAAAATGATGGGGCGGATACGGCGACGCTGATCCGTGCTGCGCTGAAATTGCTGGCACCGAAGGGGTAA
- a CDS encoding DUF1127 domain-containing protein: MAAIDFRTATIKNGFSIVSMIASVVSWNDARMTRNSLSKLTTRELDDIGLVRGDIEAIATGALIR; this comes from the coding sequence ATGGCCGCCATCGACTTCCGCACCGCAACCATAAAGAACGGTTTTTCAATTGTTTCCATGATCGCATCTGTGGTTTCCTGGAATGACGCACGCATGACGCGCAATTCGCTCAGCAAGCTCACAACGCGTGAGCTGGACGATATCGGCCTCGTACGTGGCGACATCGAAGCTATCGCAACCGGCGCTTTGATCCGCTAA
- the ftsH gene encoding ATP-dependent zinc metalloprotease FtsH, with product MGNARNLAFWVVLFVLVISLFNLFGNGQGATETNEKSYSEFVQAVEAGAVVDARIDGEKLYYRGSDNRTNSTTLPPDAEVTNLLLDNGVTLTAESQTQSGLTTFLVSLLPFLLLIGVWIYFMNRMQGGGKGGAMGFGKSKAKMLTEKSGRVTFDDVAGIDEAKEELEEIVEFLRNPQKFSRLGGKIPKGALLVGPPGTGKTLLARAIAGEAGVPFFTISGSDFVEMFVGVGASRVRDMFEQAKKNAPCIIFIDEIDAVGRARGVGMGGGNDEREQTLNQLLVEMDGFEANEGVIIIAATNRKDVLDPALLRPGRFDRQVTVGNPDIKGREKILGVHARKTPLGPDVDLRIIARGSPGFSGADLANLVNEAALTAARVGRRFVAMADFESAKDKIMMGAERRSMIMTDAQKEMTAYHEAGHAVVGITMPKCDPVYKATIIPRGGALGMVMSLPEMDRLNMFRDECHQRLAMTMAGKAAEVIKYGEDQVSNGPAGDIQQASQLARAMIMRWGMSDKVGNIDYSEAHEGYSGNTGGFSVSADTKGMIEEEVKSFIEAGFQKAMEILKEKNVEFERLGQGLLEYETLTGAEIKRVMAGETLNRDDDDDGMDIPPASGSSVTAIPKTKPRKPKGNGDMEPEPSA from the coding sequence TTGGGCAACGCACGCAATTTGGCCTTCTGGGTCGTGCTTTTCGTTCTGGTTATTTCGTTGTTCAATTTGTTTGGCAACGGACAGGGCGCAACGGAAACCAACGAAAAAAGCTATTCGGAATTTGTGCAGGCGGTTGAAGCCGGCGCAGTCGTAGACGCCCGCATCGACGGTGAGAAGCTGTATTATCGCGGGTCCGACAACCGGACCAACTCAACCACCTTGCCACCCGATGCAGAGGTCACGAACCTGTTGCTCGACAACGGTGTGACGCTGACAGCGGAGTCGCAAACGCAATCGGGTCTGACAACATTCCTAGTCAGCCTGCTACCCTTCTTGTTGCTGATCGGTGTGTGGATTTATTTCATGAATCGCATGCAAGGCGGCGGCAAAGGCGGGGCGATGGGCTTTGGTAAATCCAAGGCTAAGATGCTGACCGAAAAGTCCGGACGCGTGACGTTTGATGACGTGGCGGGCATTGATGAGGCCAAGGAAGAGCTAGAAGAGATTGTTGAATTCCTGCGCAACCCGCAGAAATTTTCGCGCCTTGGTGGTAAGATTCCCAAAGGTGCGCTGCTTGTTGGCCCTCCCGGTACGGGTAAAACATTGCTGGCGCGCGCGATTGCGGGCGAAGCAGGTGTGCCGTTCTTTACGATTTCCGGTTCTGACTTCGTTGAAATGTTTGTCGGTGTCGGTGCATCCCGTGTGCGCGACATGTTCGAGCAAGCCAAGAAAAACGCGCCCTGCATCATTTTTATCGACGAGATTGACGCCGTTGGTCGCGCACGTGGTGTTGGCATGGGCGGTGGTAATGACGAACGTGAACAGACATTGAACCAGCTGCTGGTCGAGATGGACGGTTTTGAGGCCAACGAGGGCGTCATCATCATCGCGGCGACCAACCGTAAAGACGTGCTCGACCCTGCATTGCTGCGTCCGGGCCGGTTTGACCGTCAGGTCACCGTGGGCAACCCAGATATCAAAGGCCGCGAAAAAATTCTTGGTGTGCATGCCCGTAAAACCCCGCTTGGCCCTGACGTTGACCTGCGGATCATCGCACGTGGATCGCCTGGATTTTCGGGTGCTGACCTTGCCAACCTCGTGAACGAAGCGGCACTTACTGCGGCGCGTGTGGGGCGGCGTTTCGTGGCGATGGCGGATTTCGAATCCGCCAAGGACAAGATCATGATGGGGGCTGAACGCCGCTCTATGATTATGACCGACGCGCAAAAGGAAATGACCGCCTACCATGAAGCGGGTCACGCGGTGGTTGGGATCACGATGCCTAAATGTGATCCGGTTTATAAGGCCACGATCATTCCGCGCGGTGGTGCGTTGGGTATGGTGATGAGCCTGCCTGAGATGGACCGGCTCAATATGTTCCGCGATGAATGTCACCAACGTTTGGCGATGACGATGGCGGGCAAAGCGGCTGAGGTCATCAAATACGGTGAAGATCAGGTGTCGAATGGTCCGGCGGGCGATATCCAGCAGGCCAGCCAATTGGCGCGCGCGATGATCATGCGCTGGGGCATGTCTGACAAGGTCGGCAACATCGACTATTCTGAGGCCCATGAAGGCTATTCCGGCAACACAGGTGGTTTTTCAGTCTCGGCCGATACCAAGGGCATGATCGAGGAAGAAGTTAAGTCGTTCATCGAGGCGGGTTTCCAGAAAGCGATGGAAATTCTCAAGGAAAAGAACGTCGAATTTGAACGCCTTGGTCAAGGTTTGTTGGAATACGAAACGCTGACAGGTGCCGAGATCAAGCGCGTGATGGCGGGCGAAACGTTGAACCGCGATGACGACGATGACGGTATGGATATTCCACCGGCGTCCGGCAGTTCGGTTACGGCGATCCCGAAGACCAAACCACGTAAGCCCAAGGGCAACGGGGACATGGAACCGGAGCCGTCGGCGTAA
- the pal gene encoding peptidoglycan-associated lipoprotein Pal gives MKHFIKFALLIGILTLSACTNADRFNNSDAVDLNGANGANDINQSALDGVNNPSSPQFFSQTIGDRVLFEVDTSTLTAVGRNTLDGQAGWLSTNSDYLAVIEGHADEQGTREYNLALGARRANAVREYLISRGLASSRIRTVSYGKERPLAVCSEESCYAQNRRAVTIISIGQNS, from the coding sequence ATGAAACACTTTATTAAATTCGCCTTGCTGATCGGCATTCTCACTTTAAGTGCCTGTACCAACGCCGACAGATTCAACAATTCTGATGCCGTTGATCTTAATGGCGCAAACGGGGCCAACGATATCAACCAATCTGCGCTTGATGGGGTCAACAACCCGTCCAGCCCGCAGTTTTTCAGCCAGACCATTGGCGATCGCGTGCTGTTTGAAGTCGACACATCGACGCTGACAGCCGTGGGCCGCAATACCTTGGATGGTCAAGCAGGTTGGTTGTCTACGAATTCCGACTATCTGGCCGTGATCGAAGGCCATGCCGATGAACAAGGGACGCGCGAATATAACCTCGCACTGGGTGCACGTCGCGCCAATGCGGTGCGCGAATATCTGATTTCCAGGGGATTGGCATCAAGCCGTATTCGCACGGTGTCTTACGGCAAGGAACGCCCCCTTGCGGTCTGTTCCGAAGAATCATGTTATGCGCAGAACCGCCGCGCAGTGACGATCATCTCCATCGGCCAAAATAGCTAA
- the ruvB gene encoding Holliday junction branch migration DNA helicase RuvB, with the protein MTEPDPSLEPERQSEDIPRENDRALRPQMLSEFVGQAEARSNLAVFIESAKMRGEAMDHTLFHGPPGLGKTTLAQIMARELGVGFRMTSGPVLAKAGDLAAILTNLEARDVLFIDEIHRLNPAVEEVLYPALEDFELDLVIGEGPAARTVRIELQPFTLIGATTRMGLLTTPLRDRFGIPTRLEFYTIEELHKIVTRGARLMGAPATPDGAQEIAKRARGTPRIAGRLLRRVVDFAIVEGDGTVTHAIADSALTRLGVDHLGLDSADRRYLRLIAENYQGGPVGIETMSAALSESRDALEEVIEPYLLQQGLIQRTPRGRMLAQKAWTHLGMAAPKPPSDLFGC; encoded by the coding sequence ATGACCGAACCTGACCCATCGCTGGAGCCTGAACGTCAGTCTGAGGACATTCCGCGTGAAAACGATCGCGCGTTGCGGCCGCAGATGTTGTCCGAGTTCGTCGGGCAAGCAGAAGCGCGGTCCAATTTGGCGGTGTTCATTGAAAGTGCCAAAATGCGCGGCGAGGCGATGGATCACACGTTGTTTCATGGGCCACCGGGACTTGGCAAAACGACACTGGCGCAGATTATGGCACGTGAACTGGGTGTCGGGTTTCGCATGACGTCTGGGCCTGTTCTCGCCAAGGCGGGGGACCTTGCAGCGATTCTGACCAATCTCGAAGCGCGTGACGTGTTGTTCATCGACGAAATTCATCGGCTTAATCCGGCGGTGGAGGAGGTTTTATATCCTGCCTTGGAGGATTTCGAGCTGGATTTGGTGATTGGCGAGGGGCCAGCGGCGCGCACGGTGCGGATCGAATTGCAGCCTTTCACGCTGATTGGTGCGACGACGCGGATGGGCTTGCTGACGACGCCACTGCGGGATCGGTTTGGCATCCCGACGCGGCTGGAATTCTACACCATTGAAGAACTGCACAAGATCGTCACGCGAGGGGCGCGTTTGATGGGCGCGCCTGCCACACCGGACGGCGCACAAGAGATTGCCAAACGGGCCCGTGGCACGCCACGTATTGCAGGGCGATTGCTTCGCCGTGTGGTGGATTTTGCGATTGTTGAAGGCGACGGGACTGTGACCCACGCCATCGCCGATAGTGCGCTGACACGGCTCGGGGTGGATCATCTTGGACTGGACTCTGCGGATCGGCGATACCTCAGGTTGATTGCGGAGAATTATCAGGGTGGGCCTGTTGGGATCGAGACCATGTCAGCGGCGTTGTCGGAGTCCCGCGATGCGCTGGAAGAAGTTATTGAGCCGTATTTGCTGCAACAGGGCCTGATCCAACGCACCCCGCGTGGTCGCATGCTGGCGCAAAAGGCGTGGACGCATTTGGGCATGGCGGCCCCAAAACCGCCAAGCGATTTGTTTGGCTGCTAA
- the tolB gene encoding Tol-Pal system beta propeller repeat protein TolB: MTNFLTLFAAIMLAFVSITPASAQEPLRLTLRDGVIEALPFALPTFQSEVAGSEGMAADISRVITEDLNGTGLFRQIPASAFISTPASFGSAIAFPDWRAINAQALVTGAVAVNGNQVTVKFRLYDVFSGGEMGEGLQFAGTTDGWRRMAHKVSDAVYSRITGEAGYFDSRVVYVAETGPKDDRAKRLAIMDYDGANVQYLTDSSAIVLAPRFSPSGDRILYTSYESGFPRINILDVATVVRQQMTTAAGEMAFSPRFSRDGRQVIYSLANGGNTDIYRTDLATGQNTRLTNTPAIETSPSFSPDGSQIVFESDRSGTQQLYVMSANGGEPQRISFENGRYGTPVWSPRGDLIAFTKQESGRFHIGVMRTDGTEERLLTSSFLDEGPTWAPNGRVIMFARETQGSDGTTGLYSVDITGRNLRRVTTPQGGSDPSWGVLQR; the protein is encoded by the coding sequence ATGACCAATTTTTTGACCCTTTTTGCGGCGATTATGCTCGCCTTTGTATCCATAACGCCCGCATCGGCGCAGGAACCATTGCGGTTGACCCTGCGCGACGGCGTGATTGAGGCCTTGCCGTTTGCATTGCCGACGTTCCAATCGGAAGTTGCCGGCTCTGAGGGCATGGCCGCAGACATCAGCCGTGTCATTACTGAGGATTTGAATGGCACGGGCCTGTTCCGTCAAATCCCCGCGTCCGCGTTTATTTCGACCCCTGCCAGTTTTGGCAGCGCGATTGCATTTCCTGACTGGCGCGCCATCAATGCGCAAGCCTTGGTGACGGGTGCGGTGGCGGTGAACGGCAATCAGGTGACGGTCAAATTCCGCCTGTATGACGTGTTCAGCGGCGGCGAAATGGGTGAGGGGCTACAATTTGCGGGTACAACCGATGGCTGGCGTCGCATGGCCCATAAGGTGTCCGACGCCGTTTACAGCCGGATCACAGGCGAAGCCGGATATTTCGACAGCCGCGTTGTTTATGTCGCGGAAACCGGCCCCAAGGACGACCGCGCGAAGCGTCTGGCGATCATGGATTATGACGGCGCGAATGTTCAATACCTGACCGACAGCAGTGCGATTGTTCTGGCGCCGCGGTTTTCGCCAAGTGGGGATCGGATCCTTTACACGAGCTATGAAAGCGGATTTCCGCGTATCAATATTTTGGATGTCGCCACTGTCGTGCGCCAGCAAATGACGACCGCGGCTGGCGAAATGGCATTCAGTCCGCGCTTTAGCCGTGATGGGCGGCAGGTGATTTATTCACTGGCTAATGGCGGCAATACTGACATCTACCGCACGGACTTGGCGACAGGTCAGAACACGCGTCTGACCAACACGCCCGCGATTGAAACCTCACCGAGCTTTAGCCCTGATGGATCCCAGATCGTGTTCGAATCTGACCGCTCTGGCACCCAGCAACTTTATGTCATGTCCGCAAATGGCGGCGAGCCGCAGCGCATTTCCTTTGAAAATGGTCGATATGGGACGCCCGTGTGGTCGCCGCGCGGTGATTTGATCGCGTTTACCAAGCAGGAATCAGGGCGGTTCCACATTGGTGTGATGCGCACCGACGGCACCGAAGAACGCCTGCTGACGTCGTCATTTTTGGATGAAGGCCCGACGTGGGCCCCCAATGGGCGGGTGATCATGTTTGCACGCGAAACCCAAGGGTCGGACGGCACTACGGGATTGTATTCAGTGGACATAACGGGTCGCAACCTGCGCCGCGTGACCACACCGCAAGGCGGGTCCGACCCGTCATGGGGGGTGTTGCAAAGATGA
- a CDS encoding ExbD/TolR family protein, whose translation MGAGLIKHDEGGGRRARRRGRRSMPMSEINVTPFVDVMLVLLIIFMVAAPLLTVGVPVQLPETAANALPSDDEEPLTVTLTAEGEVMIQATVVARADLIARLQGIAVERDGDRIYLRADGANAWDDVAQIMGALNAAGFNNIGLVTDIGGPTLDGQDG comes from the coding sequence GTGGGCGCGGGGTTGATCAAACATGACGAGGGTGGCGGTAGACGTGCGCGTCGCCGTGGGCGTAGGTCCATGCCGATGAGTGAGATCAACGTCACGCCGTTTGTGGATGTGATGTTGGTGCTGTTGATCATTTTTATGGTTGCCGCACCGCTGTTGACGGTCGGCGTTCCGGTGCAATTGCCGGAAACGGCGGCCAATGCACTGCCAAGCGATGATGAAGAGCCGCTGACAGTCACACTGACCGCAGAGGGCGAAGTTATGATCCAAGCGACCGTCGTGGCGCGCGCGGACCTGATCGCGCGTCTGCAAGGCATCGCGGTGGAACGTGACGGCGACCGGATATACTTGCGCGCGGACGGGGCCAATGCGTGGGATGACGTCGCACAGATCATGGGGGCGCTGAACGCGGCTGGGTTCAACAATATCGGTCTGGTGACAGACATTGGTGGCCCCACTTTGGATGGGCAAGACGGGTAA